Part of the Falco biarmicus isolate bFalBia1 chromosome 4, bFalBia1.pri, whole genome shotgun sequence genome, tggttttcttcagtattttaatacCACTTGAAAAAGCCGAGGATGGGATAAAtgtccctcctcctctttgtcGGACACTTGCTCCGTGCTTTGGACTGCCTTCTCCTTTATCTAGTGGACGCCTCCTCCTCCATACTTGCAGCTGTTCTTTGTGTTTACACCACTGCGCAGATTAAACACCTTGCATCGTGTTTCCTTAACAGACACCACCCCAGTGAAATGACAACAAGCAGTATGAGGACGTTTCTGCACATGTCAGAGGTGGCCAGCTGAAAAAGTGCCTGAACAGAGCACTGGGGTGCCCAACGCCGCCGCCGTCCCCGCTCCTCGCTGCAGACCCCCCTGGatgcagctggacacagcacgGTCCCCTCATTGCCCGCAGCCCTTCAACAGCTTCGTTGCCTGCGGGGCCCTGCAGTCCCGCCAGCGGCGGCTCTGccagtgaaaagcagcaacagaagttGCTCTTCAGCAACTGCTCCTCCGGCTGCTCCTTTCTGCCAGGCCACCGTTTTCAAACGTCACCGTGACGTCGCATTGTGATGTCACCACTATGCAGCACGGGCATCACAATGCCGTGCCGGAATATCTGCTGGGACCCACAGCCAGCCCGTGCCAGTTGGCCTTTGCTTGCTGACTGGCAGGACCAAGGCCTGGCTCTCCACGGTGGTGGCCACCGAGGCAAGCTTGGCACAAAAGCAATGGAGCGGGAGCTGTCTGCTCAAGTAACaccatccctgcctgctccggaggagctggggcagtgggCAGACACGACTTGTGCTGGCCCTCCAGGACAGGGGGAAAGTGCCCCCCGGGACGCTGCCATGCAAGTGGTAGGGGAGGAGCGGCACGTCCAACCGGGGGGTGACGGACATGACACCAAACAAGTCCCTCCTGCTTCCAGCAAGAGCGTGGGCCAAGGCAGTGGGCTCCTGTCGCTCCGCTTTCCACAGAAGCTTTGGATGATAGTGGAAAGCGACCAGTTTCGGTCCATTTGGTGGAGCAAGGGAGGAAAATACGTGGCCATCAACGAGAAGCTCTTCAAAGAGGAGGTGCTGGGCGGGGGAGGACCTCTGCAGGTTTACACCAGGCAGAGCATGAAGAGCTTCCTTCGCCAGATGAACTACCACGGATTCGTCAAAATGCAAGGGGATGGCGAAAGATCTGCCTCCCTGCCTGAGTTCCTggcagaagaagcagcagctgctgctcacagcaagGTAGAGCCATCGCTCCGCACATCCACTAACGCTCACAGGGGTCTTGGGGGAGGGACGGACCTTCGCGTCGCATAAGGCCTCGCAATAgagggggcggggagggcagcGAGCGGTCCGGTTTTAGTTTCCTCCTCGGGGCGTTTTCAGGAAGGTTTGAGTTAGTCTTTCTGACTAGTAGAAACGTGGATAAAGTACAGTTTGGTTATACCTGCTTAGTTTGAAGCCGTTCCATGGAAAGACCGGCTCCGTGTAACCTCATTGCTCTGAATGTCTTTGCTACGTGTCTTGCTGCACCAAATCTGAAACCTTCCTGCCGGATGCCAAGAGGATACACTTAAGGACCCCAGTGTTACCTCCCTGCTCATGCCCACCCTGGAGTTGCTGAACAGTCATGGTATTTGGCTTTTGAAAGCACTTcttatgcttttgaaaagccTACGCTGCTCTTGCTGCCAGGGGTGGCGGTGACTGAACAGAACGCTTCACGTAACCTTTCGGCCTCAGCTTGAGGTTTCAGCCGTCCCCGAGAGTCCCTTCCACTATCCATGTTTGTCTTGTGCAATTCAGAGTCTGGCTTCTCGTAGCTTGGGCTTTTCCAGGCTTGGGATGGCGGCAACTGACTCTTCTCCTTTGCTTCTTCTAGGTACTCTACTACTATAACCCCCTCTTTAACAGAGGGCATCCCCACCTGCTGGAAAAGTGCCGGAGGAGGGATGGCCTCAAGCGGAAAGCCCTGGAGATGTATGaggggcagccctgcagaagacCAGGTGGCCAGCCTGCAGGGGACATGCCAGCGTCCACCAAGCGATGGGCTGAAGCACCTCCCAGCCTCGGTGCCACCCGTCCATCTCCACCGGCAGCTGCTCCCGCACTTCCAGAGCCGGCGGGAGCAGCGGGCAGCAAGAACTTCAGCCCTGtggccccctcctccccaccaccactctcagctctgccagcgTCCCCAGCACCACTCTGCAGACAAAGCCCTCCAGTCCCCCACTGCCCCACCTGCACCTGCCACCTCAGGACTGCAGATGCAGGTCATGCCGTCAGACTCTAGTATGGCATGTTCTGGATGGGCAGAGAGTCAGGAGCCAGTCGATGGTGTTGAATATAATTTTTAGTACACAGAAATTTTCAGAGCTGGCAATAAACCTTTGTAGCAATAACGCTTTTCCAGCTGTCCTGTCCTCTTTGCACAGCACAGTGTTGGGTGAGTTCCTGTTCCACCACCCAAACACTTTTCAGAAGCAACTGATCCACCCCTAGCAGAACCAACCATTTCTCACCAGAGACCAGCCTGGTTTCTCAGCGCTAGAAAGTAAAAGCCAGTATGAGGGTTGCATGGTGCATGCCCTGGTGTTGCATCTTCCGCATGCCATCTGTGGCTGGGAGGTCCTGTCACTCCTCTGCAGAGGCATTCTCCCAAGGCCACGGCAGGCTACCAGGAGCTCACAAGTCCTGGGACTCCGCAGGGGGTACGGCTGAACCGTAGAGCTTTCCGCAGGAGGAGGCAACCCATTACCCAGTGACTGGAGGAAGAATTTCTGACAAGAGCATTTACCAAGGTCCAGTTTAGCAAAGAGGGTTTAACTGAAGCATCTAAACCAGAGGCTGCTTTGTGCTGCCCAAGCTTTCCGCTGAGCAGGGGGTTCGCTGCTTGGTGAGAGCTGGTCCGGCACACATGCCGCGAAGGACGGGCCATGCCTTGCGGTGGTTTGCATTCACCAGCATAAGAAATAAGGGTGTGAGTTGGTTATCTAATAGAGTTGGCAAGAGACAGAGTCTATGGAGTTAGTAATAAATGGAGCCAAATAAAGTTGATAATAAGATGAACAAGAAACTTTTTCTAGTTGCTTGTCTTGTTTGGACAGTGGAAAACACTGTTCTTAAATAGTTCTGTGGGTTTAATATTCCCACTTGTCCTTTAGTGGTCTTACCAAGACTGAGGTCCCGGCACAAGCATGCACCAGTGTCATGGTAGCACCAGGAGGTCCAACAAAGGCTGAGCTGTTGGTACTGCACGGAAGAGCAGCCAGGTGCCTCTTTTGCTCTCTGAGGATGAGATGTCGGAAGGGGAAATGATCTGTGCAAGGAAGCAACTGGCTTGGGTGGTTGGCAGTGGGCTACACCACCTCTCTGGTTCTGTCTGCCTCAAACTGGCTTGGAAATACAAAGGACCACTGTCCCCTCACACAGTTAAATTCACTGCAGAAGGGTTTGGCTTTAGTGACTCTACCAGCTGTTCAGAGAGAAGGAAGCTGCAGGGGAGATGGTTAGGCGGATGCCACAGACTTAAAGCTGGTTGGAACAAGGGCTGCTCTGACTTTTTGCAGACAGATGCAACCTTCTCTTCAGCAtgtaaaagcagcaaatgcaaCCAAcacttggttttgttctgtcGTCTGTCCTGGTCCTGTGCCATTCCTCTCCTCAGCATGCAGGACTGGTGTGGAAAGGAGAGCAGGTGGCCACCCTGGTTCTTCGTAGGGAACtaagacagtgggttgttttgacattgatatGTGCaactgtggccttgctttgacaatgtgcagctgtgatcctgcagcaaagaggtaaataactttgagggagtatgagaagaaaacCGGatgatctcacctctagaagataaggaaacagtgtgaacagcagagagtagcCTATAGTGAACAGTGGCTGGGCGTATGGACGGTAGAGTGTGACCAATAGTAATGCTTTTAGCAGCACATGTACAGAGTATGCActtataaaagctgtaactaacAATAAATATCTTCGCTTCGTAATCCTTTCAAAGTCCGTGCCTTGTATGCCACAGGTCTTCAGGAGGTGCAAGGCCACTGGGACCGTTAAGCTTTAGAAGGATTAGATGGTTGTGTGCTTGCCCTTGCTGACCAAACTCAGTGCCGTTGACTGGAGTTCGTCTAGAAAGGTCAACATCCTCCTGTCCACCCTGTTCTTGGCATGAATGAGTGTGGAACCTTTTGGCTCTTCCCCTGTAATACTTGGCGTGGAAACTCCATACCCTTTAACAGGGGCAGACTGATACCCCTCTCTGATCTGCAGAGGGAGGATCTGGATTTTGGATATTTTGGGACAAAGATTTTTGACAAGATTATAGGATTAAAAGTTACGGCCAAATGTGCTCCAGCTCAGTGATCAATGCTGATTGGAAAGCAGCCTAATGGAGAGAGATGAACTCAAAGCACGCTGCTCTAGCACTGTTCAGGCTGATAATACCTTTCTGGTTTATGAAGTGGGTGGTGCTGTACTGAGCAGCATTACCCGCTCTGACCAGGTCTGCCCCAGCGCCAGGGTCTGTGTGGCAATGCCCCTGCCGGCTGCAGATGCTGGGCACATGCCCCACAAGTGATGACCTCCACATCCAAAAGGCCTCAGCTTCACTCCAGTGAACACAGCTAGGAATTTCCTAGTACCAGTCTCTGTGCTTTTTGGGTTCTGGGTTGATGCAATTGTGAGTTCAGTGAAGTCTGAACTCTGCTCACCCCTGCACGCAACAGCAGGGAAAGTTCTGGAATTgaaagcagctgcctgccctctgTCAGCAAGATCAACAGAGCTGGGGCCACCTGTACTGGGAGATATTTTAAAGGTAGGTTTGACCTACATTTGTGTAACAGATTCAAAGATCTTACAGTGGCTTAAGATGCCAGAACCAACATAAGTGGTCAGAGACAACTTCATAGATGACCAGGAAGCTGCTGATGGGATTCTGGTTGGATCCAGCTTGCCAGGATTTCTCACTCCTgactctttctcctcctttaaGCCAGTTCTAGAAGCTGTAGGCACATATGAGCTCCCTTCCTTTCACCACTCGTCGATGGCTGAAGAATTGTATAGTTTCACACAGGGAGTACAAGTATATGCCTCTGCCACTCCAGGGCATGTCCCTGTCCCCTTGTCACCCCTTCCCTCACCATTTCAGCTATAGGAATGAGCAGCGAAAGTAGTACAAATCACCTGCAAAGGCAaggcagcaaataaaataaggtATTGCAATTAACGGGGCGCTTTCTGGCTCTCTGCGTAGAACATGCTTCAGATCTGAGACATGCAAATTTTCTCTTAGTGGCCCAAGCAGCATCAgagcccaggctctgccagctcTTTGCTTTACAACAGCAAAGAGCCCCTGTATGCTGAGTGCAGAGGAGGGTGACAGGCGCCCCCAGCCCTGTCAGCCTCTTCCCGCTGTTGCTATAATCAGCTCATGGcaccttcctccctcttttcaGGGCTCCGATAACAAGCACTTAGGACAGCCAGATGACCTTTGGCTGAGCTTTGTCTTTAAACTCCCGTGGCTTTTGCTTCATTGCCTAGTTGTTACGCAGCAGTAAAGATCCACTCTGATAGCAGCAGAGtctgctcccctcccctttcccctctcaCTCACACAGGACCAAAGCTCTCTGAATTTGCTTGAACAAATTTGCATTTAGGTCAGTGAGAGATTTACTtgaggaaaagattttttttctcctttttcttaaCTCTGTAAGAAAGGGTAATAAGCACAAAGGCAGGTGGGTGAAAAAAATCGTGGGCTATAAATAAACAGGTTTGGCACACATGGGAGGACAAAGTCATTAGTAAGAGAGAAAATCACTGAGGTGGCAGCAAGCTACATCTTCAGCTGACGTAAAGCAGCACCTCCCCATGGAAGCAATGGGACTATGTCGCCGCCATCAGCTGAGCTCCTTGGTGGACCTGGTCCCCTCTGCAGTGCCTAAACTGtctgcagctgcctccttcCACCGCAGCAATGAGGGAAGTACGGACAGCAAATCTCTGGACTACATTGATCTTCACCTGCAATTTTTGGCTCCTTGTAGCTGTCTGCTTAGGCAGCCTAAATCCCTGCTGTGCTCTCCAGATGCAAAGGGGCAATAACAGGATGGCTGTCCCACCCCAGCTGGTAGGCTTGACATATGCCAAAGCACTGCAGGGTTGGTTGCTCAAGGCCACTGCCTCCATCTCTACACTGTATTGGGATGGGACACAAAACAGCTGTGGAAGGCCCATGCTGGGATCATGGTGGTCATGGAGACAGGATGACCTTGTTCTGAGAGTGCTGATAGCAACTGGGAGACCTGGGTGAG contains:
- the LOC130148231 gene encoding heat shock transcription factor, X-linked-like gives rise to the protein MERELSAQVTPSLPAPEELGQWADTTCAGPPGQGESAPRDAAMQVVGEERHVQPGGDGHDTKQVPPASSKSVGQGSGLLSLRFPQKLWMIVESDQFRSIWWSKGGKYVAINEKLFKEEVLGGGGPLQVYTRQSMKSFLRQMNYHGFVKMQGDGERSASLPEFLAEEAAAAAHSKVLYYYNPLFNRGHPHLLEKCRRRDGLKRKALEMYEGQPCRRPGGQPAGDMPASTKRWAEAPPSLGATRPSPPAAAPALPEPAGAAGSKNFSPVAPSSPPPLSALPASPAPLCRQSPPVPHCPTCTCHLRTADAGHAVRL